In the Hordeum vulgare subsp. vulgare chromosome 7H, MorexV3_pseudomolecules_assembly, whole genome shotgun sequence genome, one interval contains:
- the LOC123410734 gene encoding putative disease resistance RPP13-like protein 1 isoform X3, translated as MAEVALAIAALRLAALPVLKKLHANASTYLGVNMAREIHELETTIMPQFELVIEAADKGNHRPKLDKWLQELKESFYLAEDLLDEHEYNILKHKAKGKDSMPANGSSISNTFMKPLRSASSRLSNLSSENRKLVRHLKELKATLAKAKDFHQLLCLPAGHNAERPAIPSDVVPEITSLPPMKVIGRDKDRDHIIECLTKVTATTESSTTMYSGLAIVGVGGMGKSTLAQLVYNDKRVKEYFDVTMWVSISRKLDVRRHTREIIESASKGECPRIDNLDTLQCKLTDILQESGKFLLVLDDVWFELGSEREWDQLLAPLVSRQTGSKVLVTSRRDTFPATLCCEVCPLEKMDDAQFLALFKHHAFSGPEIRNPQLREKLEEFSKKIAKRLGQSPLAAKVMGSQLKGKTDITAWKDALTMKIDKLSDPMRALLWSYEKLDPCLQRCFLYCSLFPKGHKYVIDDLVHLWMAEGLVDSCNQNKRVEVVGRDCFHEMISVSFFQPVDEKYTDTYYVMHDLLHDLAESLSKEDYFRLEDDKVTEIPSTVRHLSVRVESMTQHKQSICKLHHLRTIICIDPLVDDVSDLFNQILQNLKKLRVLYLSSYSSSQLPESVGELKHLRYLNIIGTLISELPRSLCTLYHLQSLLLNDSVKSLPENICNLRKLRHLERDELALPQIPNIGKLTLLQQLDKFSVQKKKGFELEQLRDMNEIRGHLSVEHLENVTGKDQAIESKLYQKSHLDSLHLGWNLGNNTTAEDSLHLEILEGLTPPPQISALSIEGYESWKYPGWLIDGFVKPEHITLSSTRP; from the exons ATGGCAGAAGTGGCCTTAGCTATAGCTGCCTTAAGATTGGCTGCGTTGCCGGtcttgaagaagctccatgctaatgcTTCAACGTACCTTGGAGTGAACATGGCGCGTGAGATCCATGAACTGGAGACCACTATCATGCCACAGTTTGAACTAGTGATTGAAGCAGCAGACAAGGGAAACCACAGGCCCAAGTTGGACAAATGGCTTCAGGAACTCAAAGAAAGCTTCTACCTGGCTGAAGACTTGCTAGACGAGCATGAGTACAACATCCTCAAGCACAAAGCAAAGGGTAAGGATTCCATGCCGGCCAATGGTTCCTCCATCAGCAACACTTTTATGAAGCCTCTGCGTTCTGCATCAAGCAGGCTGTCCAATCTGAGTTCAGAGAACAGAAAGCTAGTTCGCCATCTTAAGGAACTGAAGGCCACCCTCGCGAAAGccaaggacttccatcagcttctcTGTTTACCTGCTGGTCATAACGCAGAGAGACCCGCCATACCATCAGATGTTGTTCCTGAGATCACATCGCTACCACCTATGAAAGTGATTGGTCGTGACAAGGATCGCGATCATATAATAGAGTGTCTTACCAAGGTAACTGCTACTACCGAGTCTAGTACAACTATGTACTCGGGTTTGGCCATTGTTGGAGTTGGAGGCATGGGAAAGTCCACCTTGGCTCAGCTTGTTTACAATGACAAGAGGGTAAAAGAATATTTTGATGTGACAATGTGGGTAAGCATCTCACGTAAACTCGATGTCCGCCGTCATACACGGGAGATCATCGAGTCTGCCTCTAAGGGGGAATGCCCACGCATTGATAACCTTGATACTCTGCAGTGCAAGTTGACAGACATACTGCAAGAATCAGGGAAATTCCTGCTTGTGCTGGATGACGTTTGGTTTGAACTTGGCAGTGAAAGGGAATGGGACCAACTGTTAGCCCCTCTAGTTTCCAGACAGACGGGAAGCAAAGTTTTGGTAACTTCTCGACGGGATACATTTCCAGCTACTCTTTGCTGTGAAGTGTGTCCTCTAGAGAAGATGGATGATGCTCAGTTCTTGGCACTCTTCAAACATCATGCATTCTCTGGACCAGAAATCAGAAATCCGCAGTTGCGTGAAAAGTTGGAAGAGTTTTCAAAGAAGATTGCTAAACGGCTTGGACAATCTCCTTTGGCGGCAAAAGTTATGGGTTCGCAGTTGAAAGGGAAAACAGATATCACTGCATGGAAGGATGCTCTAACTATGAAGATTGACAAACTAAGCGATCCCATGAGAGCTCTGTTGTGGAGTTATGAGAAATTAGATCCATGTCTGCAGAGATGCTTTTTATATTGCAGCTTGTTTCCGAAAGGCCACAAGTATGTCATTGATGATTTGGTTCATCTTTGGATGGCAGAGGGCCTTGTTGATTCATGCAACCAAAACAAGAGAGTAGAAGTTGTTGGGAGGGATTGTTTCCATGAAATGATCTCTGTTTCGTTCTTTCAACCAGTTGATGAGAAATACACTGACACGTACTACGTTATGCATGATCTCCTTCATGATCTGGCAGAATCACTCTCCAAAGAAGACTACTTCAGATTGGAAGATGATAAGGTGACAGAAATACCATCCACTGTTCGACATCTATCTGTTCGTGTTGAAAGTATGACACAGCACAAGCAAAGTATTTGCAAGCTACATCATTTACGCACTATTATCTGCATAGACCCCCTAGTAGATGATGTTAGTGACCTTTTTAATCAGATACTACAGAATTTGAAGAAGTTACGCGTACTATATTTGTCATCATACAGTAGCAGTCAGTTGCCAGAATCTGTTGGTGAGTTGAAGCATCTTCGGTATTTGAACATCATCGGGACACTGATTTCTGAATTGCCAAGATCACTGTGTACTCTTTACCACTTGCAGTCACTTCTGTTAAATGACAGTGTGAAGAGTTTGCCTGAAAACATCTGCAATTTAAGGAAGTTACGGCATCTTGAACGGGATGAGTTGGCACTGCCTCAGATTCCTAACATTGGCAAGCTAACTTTGCTTCAACAATTGGATAAATTTTCTGTGCAGAAGAAAAAGGGATTTGAGTTGGAACAGCTGAGGGACATGAACGAGATTCGTGGCCACTTAAGTGTCGAACATCTTGAGAATGTCACTGGAAAGGATCAAGCCATAGAATCGAAGCTATATCAGAAAAGTCATCTTGACAGCTTGCACCTTGGCTGGAATCTCGGAAATAACACGACTGCAGAGGATAGCTTACATTTGGAGATTCTAGAAGGCCTGACCCCACCGCCTCAAATTTCGGCCCTTTCAATTGAGGGTTACGAATCTTGGAAATATCCAGGCTGGTTAATTGATG GGTTTGTCAAACCTGAACACATTACCTTGTCTTCCACTAGGCCTTAA
- the LOC123410734 gene encoding putative disease resistance RPP13-like protein 1 isoform X2 has product MAEVALAIAALRLAALPVLKKLHANASTYLGVNMAREIHELETTIMPQFELVIEAADKGNHRPKLDKWLQELKESFYLAEDLLDEHEYNILKHKAKGKDSMPANGSSISNTFMKPLRSASSRLSNLSSENRKLVRHLKELKATLAKAKDFHQLLCLPAGHNAERPAIPSDVVPEITSLPPMKVIGRDKDRDHIIECLTKVTATTESSTTMYSGLAIVGVGGMGKSTLAQLVYNDKRVKEYFDVTMWVSISRKLDVRRHTREIIESASKGECPRIDNLDTLQCKLTDILQESGKFLLVLDDVWFELGSEREWDQLLAPLVSRQTGSKVLVTSRRDTFPATLCCEVCPLEKMDDAQFLALFKHHAFSGPEIRNPQLREKLEEFSKKIAKRLGQSPLAAKVMGSQLKGKTDITAWKDALTMKIDKLSDPMRALLWSYEKLDPCLQRCFLYCSLFPKGHKYVIDDLVHLWMAEGLVDSCNQNKRVEVVGRDCFHEMISVSFFQPVDEKYTDTYYVMHDLLHDLAESLSKEDYFRLEDDKVTEIPSTVRHLSVRVESMTQHKQSICKLHHLRTIICIDPLVDDVSDLFNQILQNLKKLRVLYLSSYSSSQLPESVGELKHLRYLNIIGTLISELPRSLCTLYHLQSLLLNDSVKSLPENICNLRKLRHLERDELALPQIPNIGKLTLLQQLDKFSVQKKKGFELEQLRDMNEIRGHLSVEHLENVTGKDQAIESKLYQKSHLDSLHLGWNLGNNTTAEDSLHLEILEGLTPPPQISALSIEGYESWKYPGWLIDGSYFENLNYLRFFGCRKLQILPSNTELFVNCTSLLLQGLSNLNTLPCLPLGLKVLKVQRCPLLIFISHDELEHNDQRENSTRTNHLASQLGLMWEVDSGSGISTVLLSECSFLKQLMIFTHADMSHVQNFESALQRAKNGVLVKEDIIKAWICCHEQSMRLMYERRIGLPLVPPSGLHELHLSSCSITDEALAVCLDGLASLGSLFLEKIFNLTKLPSEEVLKHLAKLGHLNITDCWCLRSLGGLRAATSLAHFTLRSCPSLELAHGAECLPLSIESLWIEKCMLEGNFLCTDWPHMDKISIWNCRSTACLSVGSLTSVKKLSLDRLPDLCMLEGLCFLQLEEMGLIDVPKLTLECTSQFRVRYKLAVSSPIILNNMLSAEGFTVPAHLSLEGCEEPFISFDESANFTSVNRLEFSNCEMISLPTNLKCFSTLQNLMICT; this is encoded by the exons ATGGCAGAAGTGGCCTTAGCTATAGCTGCCTTAAGATTGGCTGCGTTGCCGGtcttgaagaagctccatgctaatgcTTCAACGTACCTTGGAGTGAACATGGCGCGTGAGATCCATGAACTGGAGACCACTATCATGCCACAGTTTGAACTAGTGATTGAAGCAGCAGACAAGGGAAACCACAGGCCCAAGTTGGACAAATGGCTTCAGGAACTCAAAGAAAGCTTCTACCTGGCTGAAGACTTGCTAGACGAGCATGAGTACAACATCCTCAAGCACAAAGCAAAGGGTAAGGATTCCATGCCGGCCAATGGTTCCTCCATCAGCAACACTTTTATGAAGCCTCTGCGTTCTGCATCAAGCAGGCTGTCCAATCTGAGTTCAGAGAACAGAAAGCTAGTTCGCCATCTTAAGGAACTGAAGGCCACCCTCGCGAAAGccaaggacttccatcagcttctcTGTTTACCTGCTGGTCATAACGCAGAGAGACCCGCCATACCATCAGATGTTGTTCCTGAGATCACATCGCTACCACCTATGAAAGTGATTGGTCGTGACAAGGATCGCGATCATATAATAGAGTGTCTTACCAAGGTAACTGCTACTACCGAGTCTAGTACAACTATGTACTCGGGTTTGGCCATTGTTGGAGTTGGAGGCATGGGAAAGTCCACCTTGGCTCAGCTTGTTTACAATGACAAGAGGGTAAAAGAATATTTTGATGTGACAATGTGGGTAAGCATCTCACGTAAACTCGATGTCCGCCGTCATACACGGGAGATCATCGAGTCTGCCTCTAAGGGGGAATGCCCACGCATTGATAACCTTGATACTCTGCAGTGCAAGTTGACAGACATACTGCAAGAATCAGGGAAATTCCTGCTTGTGCTGGATGACGTTTGGTTTGAACTTGGCAGTGAAAGGGAATGGGACCAACTGTTAGCCCCTCTAGTTTCCAGACAGACGGGAAGCAAAGTTTTGGTAACTTCTCGACGGGATACATTTCCAGCTACTCTTTGCTGTGAAGTGTGTCCTCTAGAGAAGATGGATGATGCTCAGTTCTTGGCACTCTTCAAACATCATGCATTCTCTGGACCAGAAATCAGAAATCCGCAGTTGCGTGAAAAGTTGGAAGAGTTTTCAAAGAAGATTGCTAAACGGCTTGGACAATCTCCTTTGGCGGCAAAAGTTATGGGTTCGCAGTTGAAAGGGAAAACAGATATCACTGCATGGAAGGATGCTCTAACTATGAAGATTGACAAACTAAGCGATCCCATGAGAGCTCTGTTGTGGAGTTATGAGAAATTAGATCCATGTCTGCAGAGATGCTTTTTATATTGCAGCTTGTTTCCGAAAGGCCACAAGTATGTCATTGATGATTTGGTTCATCTTTGGATGGCAGAGGGCCTTGTTGATTCATGCAACCAAAACAAGAGAGTAGAAGTTGTTGGGAGGGATTGTTTCCATGAAATGATCTCTGTTTCGTTCTTTCAACCAGTTGATGAGAAATACACTGACACGTACTACGTTATGCATGATCTCCTTCATGATCTGGCAGAATCACTCTCCAAAGAAGACTACTTCAGATTGGAAGATGATAAGGTGACAGAAATACCATCCACTGTTCGACATCTATCTGTTCGTGTTGAAAGTATGACACAGCACAAGCAAAGTATTTGCAAGCTACATCATTTACGCACTATTATCTGCATAGACCCCCTAGTAGATGATGTTAGTGACCTTTTTAATCAGATACTACAGAATTTGAAGAAGTTACGCGTACTATATTTGTCATCATACAGTAGCAGTCAGTTGCCAGAATCTGTTGGTGAGTTGAAGCATCTTCGGTATTTGAACATCATCGGGACACTGATTTCTGAATTGCCAAGATCACTGTGTACTCTTTACCACTTGCAGTCACTTCTGTTAAATGACAGTGTGAAGAGTTTGCCTGAAAACATCTGCAATTTAAGGAAGTTACGGCATCTTGAACGGGATGAGTTGGCACTGCCTCAGATTCCTAACATTGGCAAGCTAACTTTGCTTCAACAATTGGATAAATTTTCTGTGCAGAAGAAAAAGGGATTTGAGTTGGAACAGCTGAGGGACATGAACGAGATTCGTGGCCACTTAAGTGTCGAACATCTTGAGAATGTCACTGGAAAGGATCAAGCCATAGAATCGAAGCTATATCAGAAAAGTCATCTTGACAGCTTGCACCTTGGCTGGAATCTCGGAAATAACACGACTGCAGAGGATAGCTTACATTTGGAGATTCTAGAAGGCCTGACCCCACCGCCTCAAATTTCGGCCCTTTCAATTGAGGGTTACGAATCTTGGAAATATCCAGGCTGGTTAATTGATGGTTCGTATTTTGAGAATTTGAATTATTTGAGATTTTTTGGTTGCAGAAAATTACAAATCTTACCATCCAATACTGAGCTGTTTGTGAATTGCACTTCACTTCTCCTCCAGGGTTTGTCAAACCTGAACACATTACCTTGTCTTCCACTAGGCCTTAAGGTGTTAAAAGTGCAGCGCTGCCCACTGCTCATATTTATTTCCCATGATGAGCTGGAACATAATGACCAGAGAGAGAATAGCACAAGGACCAACCATTTGGCATCACAACTTGGTTtgatgtgggaggtggattcaggATCAGGTATTAGCACTGTACTCTTATCGGAATGTTCATTTCTGAAGCAGCTGATGATATTCACACATGCTGATATGTCACATGTTCAAaactttgaaagtgctctacagaGAGCGAAAAATGGAGTTTTGGTAAAAGAGGATATCATCAAGGCATGGATATGCTGTCATGAGCAAAGCATGAGACTCATGTATGAACGGAGGATTGGGCTGCCATTGGTTCCACCATCAGGCCTTCATGAACTTCATCTTTCTTCATGCAGTATTACAGATGAAGCATTAGCTGTTTGCCTTGATGGCCTGGCTTCACTGGGGAGTTTGTTCTTAGAAAAGATTTTTAATTTAACTAAACTTCCTTCAGAAGAGGTCCTCAAACATCTGGCAAAACTTGGCCACTTGAACATCACAGATTGCTGGTGTCTTAGGTCATTAGGGGGCTTACGAGCTGCTACCTCTCTTGCACATTTTACATTGAGATCTTGCCCTTCTTTAGAGTTGGCACATGGAGCAGAATGCTTGCCATTATCCATTGAGAGCCTCTGGATAGAAAAGTGCATGCTTGAAGGTAACTTCCTCTGTACTGACTGGCCACACATGGATAAAATTTCCATATGGAATTGCAGAAGCACGGCATGCCTGTCTGTTGGTAGTCTCACCTCTGTTAAAAAATTATCACTGGATCGGTTGCCAGATTTATGTATGCTCGAGGGATTGTGTTTCCTGCAACTTGAAGAAATGGGTTTGATTGATGTTCCGAAGCTCACTCTTGAGTGTACCTCACAGTTTCGAGTCCGGTACAAACTCGCTGTCAGCAGTCCTATAATACTCAACAACATGCTCTCAGCTGAAGGTTTCACAGTTCCAGCACATCTCTCGCTTGAAGGATGTGAGGAACCATTCATTTCATTCGATGAATCCGCAAATTTCACATCTGTCAATAGACTGGAATTCAGTAATTGTGAAATGATTTCCCTGCCAACAAATCTGAAGTGCTTCTCCACTCTGCAGAATCTTATGATCT GCACCTGA
- the LOC123410734 gene encoding putative disease resistance RPP13-like protein 1 isoform X1 yields MAEVALAIAALRLAALPVLKKLHANASTYLGVNMAREIHELETTIMPQFELVIEAADKGNHRPKLDKWLQELKESFYLAEDLLDEHEYNILKHKAKGKDSMPANGSSISNTFMKPLRSASSRLSNLSSENRKLVRHLKELKATLAKAKDFHQLLCLPAGHNAERPAIPSDVVPEITSLPPMKVIGRDKDRDHIIECLTKVTATTESSTTMYSGLAIVGVGGMGKSTLAQLVYNDKRVKEYFDVTMWVSISRKLDVRRHTREIIESASKGECPRIDNLDTLQCKLTDILQESGKFLLVLDDVWFELGSEREWDQLLAPLVSRQTGSKVLVTSRRDTFPATLCCEVCPLEKMDDAQFLALFKHHAFSGPEIRNPQLREKLEEFSKKIAKRLGQSPLAAKVMGSQLKGKTDITAWKDALTMKIDKLSDPMRALLWSYEKLDPCLQRCFLYCSLFPKGHKYVIDDLVHLWMAEGLVDSCNQNKRVEVVGRDCFHEMISVSFFQPVDEKYTDTYYVMHDLLHDLAESLSKEDYFRLEDDKVTEIPSTVRHLSVRVESMTQHKQSICKLHHLRTIICIDPLVDDVSDLFNQILQNLKKLRVLYLSSYSSSQLPESVGELKHLRYLNIIGTLISELPRSLCTLYHLQSLLLNDSVKSLPENICNLRKLRHLERDELALPQIPNIGKLTLLQQLDKFSVQKKKGFELEQLRDMNEIRGHLSVEHLENVTGKDQAIESKLYQKSHLDSLHLGWNLGNNTTAEDSLHLEILEGLTPPPQISALSIEGYESWKYPGWLIDGSYFENLNYLRFFGCRKLQILPSNTELFVNCTSLLLQGLSNLNTLPCLPLGLKVLKVQRCPLLIFISHDELEHNDQRENSTRTNHLASQLGLMWEVDSGSGISTVLLSECSFLKQLMIFTHADMSHVQNFESALQRAKNGVLVKEDIIKAWICCHEQSMRLMYERRIGLPLVPPSGLHELHLSSCSITDEALAVCLDGLASLGSLFLEKIFNLTKLPSEEVLKHLAKLGHLNITDCWCLRSLGGLRAATSLAHFTLRSCPSLELAHGAECLPLSIESLWIEKCMLEGNFLCTDWPHMDKISIWNCRSTACLSVGSLTSVKKLSLDRLPDLCMLEGLCFLQLEEMGLIDVPKLTLECTSQFRVRYKLAVSSPIILNNMLSAEGFTVPAHLSLEGCEEPFISFDESANFTSVNRLEFSNCEMISLPTNLKCFSTLQNLMICECYNISSLPDLPSSLQHIEIIACSDRLMESCQAPDGESWPKIAHIRWKTFV; encoded by the coding sequence ATGGCAGAAGTGGCCTTAGCTATAGCTGCCTTAAGATTGGCTGCGTTGCCGGtcttgaagaagctccatgctaatgcTTCAACGTACCTTGGAGTGAACATGGCGCGTGAGATCCATGAACTGGAGACCACTATCATGCCACAGTTTGAACTAGTGATTGAAGCAGCAGACAAGGGAAACCACAGGCCCAAGTTGGACAAATGGCTTCAGGAACTCAAAGAAAGCTTCTACCTGGCTGAAGACTTGCTAGACGAGCATGAGTACAACATCCTCAAGCACAAAGCAAAGGGTAAGGATTCCATGCCGGCCAATGGTTCCTCCATCAGCAACACTTTTATGAAGCCTCTGCGTTCTGCATCAAGCAGGCTGTCCAATCTGAGTTCAGAGAACAGAAAGCTAGTTCGCCATCTTAAGGAACTGAAGGCCACCCTCGCGAAAGccaaggacttccatcagcttctcTGTTTACCTGCTGGTCATAACGCAGAGAGACCCGCCATACCATCAGATGTTGTTCCTGAGATCACATCGCTACCACCTATGAAAGTGATTGGTCGTGACAAGGATCGCGATCATATAATAGAGTGTCTTACCAAGGTAACTGCTACTACCGAGTCTAGTACAACTATGTACTCGGGTTTGGCCATTGTTGGAGTTGGAGGCATGGGAAAGTCCACCTTGGCTCAGCTTGTTTACAATGACAAGAGGGTAAAAGAATATTTTGATGTGACAATGTGGGTAAGCATCTCACGTAAACTCGATGTCCGCCGTCATACACGGGAGATCATCGAGTCTGCCTCTAAGGGGGAATGCCCACGCATTGATAACCTTGATACTCTGCAGTGCAAGTTGACAGACATACTGCAAGAATCAGGGAAATTCCTGCTTGTGCTGGATGACGTTTGGTTTGAACTTGGCAGTGAAAGGGAATGGGACCAACTGTTAGCCCCTCTAGTTTCCAGACAGACGGGAAGCAAAGTTTTGGTAACTTCTCGACGGGATACATTTCCAGCTACTCTTTGCTGTGAAGTGTGTCCTCTAGAGAAGATGGATGATGCTCAGTTCTTGGCACTCTTCAAACATCATGCATTCTCTGGACCAGAAATCAGAAATCCGCAGTTGCGTGAAAAGTTGGAAGAGTTTTCAAAGAAGATTGCTAAACGGCTTGGACAATCTCCTTTGGCGGCAAAAGTTATGGGTTCGCAGTTGAAAGGGAAAACAGATATCACTGCATGGAAGGATGCTCTAACTATGAAGATTGACAAACTAAGCGATCCCATGAGAGCTCTGTTGTGGAGTTATGAGAAATTAGATCCATGTCTGCAGAGATGCTTTTTATATTGCAGCTTGTTTCCGAAAGGCCACAAGTATGTCATTGATGATTTGGTTCATCTTTGGATGGCAGAGGGCCTTGTTGATTCATGCAACCAAAACAAGAGAGTAGAAGTTGTTGGGAGGGATTGTTTCCATGAAATGATCTCTGTTTCGTTCTTTCAACCAGTTGATGAGAAATACACTGACACGTACTACGTTATGCATGATCTCCTTCATGATCTGGCAGAATCACTCTCCAAAGAAGACTACTTCAGATTGGAAGATGATAAGGTGACAGAAATACCATCCACTGTTCGACATCTATCTGTTCGTGTTGAAAGTATGACACAGCACAAGCAAAGTATTTGCAAGCTACATCATTTACGCACTATTATCTGCATAGACCCCCTAGTAGATGATGTTAGTGACCTTTTTAATCAGATACTACAGAATTTGAAGAAGTTACGCGTACTATATTTGTCATCATACAGTAGCAGTCAGTTGCCAGAATCTGTTGGTGAGTTGAAGCATCTTCGGTATTTGAACATCATCGGGACACTGATTTCTGAATTGCCAAGATCACTGTGTACTCTTTACCACTTGCAGTCACTTCTGTTAAATGACAGTGTGAAGAGTTTGCCTGAAAACATCTGCAATTTAAGGAAGTTACGGCATCTTGAACGGGATGAGTTGGCACTGCCTCAGATTCCTAACATTGGCAAGCTAACTTTGCTTCAACAATTGGATAAATTTTCTGTGCAGAAGAAAAAGGGATTTGAGTTGGAACAGCTGAGGGACATGAACGAGATTCGTGGCCACTTAAGTGTCGAACATCTTGAGAATGTCACTGGAAAGGATCAAGCCATAGAATCGAAGCTATATCAGAAAAGTCATCTTGACAGCTTGCACCTTGGCTGGAATCTCGGAAATAACACGACTGCAGAGGATAGCTTACATTTGGAGATTCTAGAAGGCCTGACCCCACCGCCTCAAATTTCGGCCCTTTCAATTGAGGGTTACGAATCTTGGAAATATCCAGGCTGGTTAATTGATGGTTCGTATTTTGAGAATTTGAATTATTTGAGATTTTTTGGTTGCAGAAAATTACAAATCTTACCATCCAATACTGAGCTGTTTGTGAATTGCACTTCACTTCTCCTCCAGGGTTTGTCAAACCTGAACACATTACCTTGTCTTCCACTAGGCCTTAAGGTGTTAAAAGTGCAGCGCTGCCCACTGCTCATATTTATTTCCCATGATGAGCTGGAACATAATGACCAGAGAGAGAATAGCACAAGGACCAACCATTTGGCATCACAACTTGGTTtgatgtgggaggtggattcaggATCAGGTATTAGCACTGTACTCTTATCGGAATGTTCATTTCTGAAGCAGCTGATGATATTCACACATGCTGATATGTCACATGTTCAAaactttgaaagtgctctacagaGAGCGAAAAATGGAGTTTTGGTAAAAGAGGATATCATCAAGGCATGGATATGCTGTCATGAGCAAAGCATGAGACTCATGTATGAACGGAGGATTGGGCTGCCATTGGTTCCACCATCAGGCCTTCATGAACTTCATCTTTCTTCATGCAGTATTACAGATGAAGCATTAGCTGTTTGCCTTGATGGCCTGGCTTCACTGGGGAGTTTGTTCTTAGAAAAGATTTTTAATTTAACTAAACTTCCTTCAGAAGAGGTCCTCAAACATCTGGCAAAACTTGGCCACTTGAACATCACAGATTGCTGGTGTCTTAGGTCATTAGGGGGCTTACGAGCTGCTACCTCTCTTGCACATTTTACATTGAGATCTTGCCCTTCTTTAGAGTTGGCACATGGAGCAGAATGCTTGCCATTATCCATTGAGAGCCTCTGGATAGAAAAGTGCATGCTTGAAGGTAACTTCCTCTGTACTGACTGGCCACACATGGATAAAATTTCCATATGGAATTGCAGAAGCACGGCATGCCTGTCTGTTGGTAGTCTCACCTCTGTTAAAAAATTATCACTGGATCGGTTGCCAGATTTATGTATGCTCGAGGGATTGTGTTTCCTGCAACTTGAAGAAATGGGTTTGATTGATGTTCCGAAGCTCACTCTTGAGTGTACCTCACAGTTTCGAGTCCGGTACAAACTCGCTGTCAGCAGTCCTATAATACTCAACAACATGCTCTCAGCTGAAGGTTTCACAGTTCCAGCACATCTCTCGCTTGAAGGATGTGAGGAACCATTCATTTCATTCGATGAATCCGCAAATTTCACATCTGTCAATAGACTGGAATTCAGTAATTGTGAAATGATTTCCCTGCCAACAAATCTGAAGTGCTTCTCCACTCTGCAGAATCTTATGATCTGTGAGTGCTACAACATATCATCTTTACCAGATTTGCCATCCTCCCTCCAGCACATAGAAATAATTGCTTGTTCTGATCGCTTGATGGAGAGCTGCCAGGCACCTGATGGTGAAAGTTGGCCAAAGATTGCGCATATCCGCTGGAAGACATTTGTATAA